In the Chroococcidiopsis sp. SAG 2025 genome, one interval contains:
- the glsA gene encoding glutaminase A: MNSLSQTQLETWVMQARRHTQEGKLPSYIPLLAQVNPNWLAVQIQTVTEQSYNAGDTHCTFPLMSVVKPFILLFLLQQLGAKVVFSQVGMKPSDLPFNSLTQLIADEGFPRNTMINSGAIALCSILPGINAFSRCENLRLWLNQTAGCQLTLDNQMLDSVRSLPNDRNLAITRLLTKSGNIHSPETTLDAYNHVCCLAGTVADLARIGMLLVQAHDAIAPQNRRIVNATMTTCGLYQASARFASEVGLPTKSGVSGAILSIVPTQGAIACYSPGLDETGNSKAGIFLIQQLAQNLNLSIFG; this comes from the coding sequence TTGAATTCCCTGAGCCAGACGCAACTAGAAACTTGGGTAATGCAAGCACGCAGGCATACTCAAGAAGGCAAATTACCTAGCTACATTCCTCTATTAGCTCAGGTTAATCCAAATTGGTTAGCCGTGCAAATTCAAACTGTGACAGAACAAAGCTATAACGCAGGCGATACTCATTGTACTTTCCCGTTAATGAGTGTGGTAAAGCCCTTTATTTTGCTATTTTTGTTACAGCAATTAGGTGCAAAAGTAGTATTCTCTCAAGTAGGAATGAAACCCTCCGATCTACCTTTCAATTCTCTGACTCAACTGATAGCGGATGAAGGTTTTCCTCGCAATACAATGATCAATAGTGGCGCGATCGCACTTTGTTCTATCCTCCCAGGTATCAATGCATTTTCTCGCTGTGAAAATCTCCGTTTGTGGCTGAATCAAACCGCAGGTTGTCAGCTAACTTTAGATAACCAAATGCTTGATTCCGTGCGTTCTTTACCTAACGATCGCAACCTTGCGATAACTCGACTATTAACCAAATCTGGCAATATTCACTCGCCAGAAACTACTCTAGATGCGTACAATCATGTTTGCTGTTTAGCTGGTACGGTAGCTGACTTAGCACGGATAGGAATGTTACTCGTACAAGCTCATGACGCGATCGCGCCCCAAAACCGTCGTATAGTAAATGCAACTATGACGACTTGTGGTTTATACCAAGCTTCAGCACGGTTTGCCTCAGAAGTAGGCTTACCGACAAAATCGGGGGTTAGTGGGGCAATTTTGTCAATTGTACCGACTCAAGGTGCGATCGCATGTTATAGTCCTGGTTTAGACGAAACGGGTAATTCCAAAGCTGGTATATTCTTAATACAGCAACTCGCTCAGAATTTGAATTTGAGTATATTTGGCTAA
- the xseB gene encoding exodeoxyribonuclease VII small subunit, with protein sequence MSRNSNSKTQSNTSPLPDAWKYEAVVAEVESIISRIETGELELEEVFDQFTQAVEQLKQCETFLQQRQQQVDLLIETLNNEM encoded by the coding sequence ATGTCTCGTAATTCCAATTCCAAAACTCAATCAAACACTTCACCTTTACCCGATGCCTGGAAATATGAAGCGGTTGTAGCAGAAGTCGAGTCAATTATCTCTCGGATTGAAACAGGTGAGTTGGAATTGGAAGAAGTATTCGATCAATTTACTCAAGCTGTAGAGCAGTTAAAACAGTGTGAAACTTTTTTGCAACAACGACAGCAACAAGTCGATTTACTAATTGAAACTTTGAATAATGAAATGTAA
- the xseA gene encoding exodeoxyribonuclease VII large subunit → MSYTFESQLEEAVISVAGLTSYIQLLLEHDEVLRQVWVVGEVSSLNRHPKGVFLTLQDPETKAEIKCVVWNSQLSRLAQLPVQGEQIVVLGSIRLYPQRGQYQLTVWQALPAGEGLLALRLRQLRDRLEAEGLFALERKRTLPPHPQAIAVVTSPTAAAWGDIQKTLKRRYPGLSVLFSPATVQGEQAPTSIVKAIDRVERDGRAEVLVLTRGGGAVEELACFNDERVVRAVAECSMPVITGIGHQRDETLTDLVADVCAHTPTAAAELVVPDLAVVYGEHRQRIETLQAAVQQQLDIAGDRYYSLSSRLGRLRLDREIQREIEFLNWKKQQLIQVTQQRSQKARQHCHLLAQKLASLDPHAVLKRGYAVVRQENGAIARSAAQLAPGQELLIQLSQGNIKVKVIENSQSKI, encoded by the coding sequence ATGTCCTATACTTTTGAGTCTCAACTAGAAGAGGCTGTCATCTCGGTGGCTGGTCTAACCTCATATATTCAATTATTGCTGGAACATGATGAGGTGCTGCGGCAAGTGTGGGTGGTGGGGGAAGTTTCAAGTCTTAACCGCCATCCTAAGGGTGTGTTTTTGACGCTGCAAGATCCAGAGACAAAAGCTGAGATTAAGTGTGTGGTATGGAATAGCCAGTTGTCGCGCTTGGCACAACTACCAGTGCAAGGGGAGCAGATCGTAGTTTTGGGTAGTATTCGCCTGTATCCCCAACGGGGACAATACCAACTGACGGTGTGGCAAGCTTTACCAGCAGGAGAGGGGTTGCTGGCGTTGAGACTGCGGCAGTTACGTGATCGCTTGGAGGCAGAAGGTTTATTCGCTCTAGAACGCAAGAGAACTCTGCCACCTCATCCTCAAGCGATCGCCGTTGTCACCTCACCGACGGCTGCGGCTTGGGGCGATATTCAAAAAACGCTCAAACGCCGCTATCCTGGTTTATCCGTTCTGTTTTCGCCTGCTACCGTGCAAGGAGAGCAAGCGCCGACATCTATAGTAAAGGCGATCGATCGCGTGGAACGAGACGGACGGGCGGAGGTATTGGTTCTTACCCGTGGTGGGGGCGCAGTAGAGGAGTTGGCTTGTTTTAACGACGAACGAGTCGTGCGGGCAGTAGCTGAGTGTTCTATGCCCGTGATTACGGGAATCGGGCATCAACGAGACGAGACTTTAACAGACTTGGTGGCTGATGTGTGCGCCCATACCCCTACAGCAGCAGCGGAACTCGTCGTCCCAGATTTAGCGGTTGTGTATGGCGAGCATCGGCAGAGGATAGAGACGCTACAGGCAGCCGTACAGCAACAATTGGATATAGCAGGCGATCGCTACTATTCTCTCAGCAGTCGGTTGGGGCGTTTGCGTTTAGACCGAGAAATTCAGCGCGAGATTGAGTTTTTAAATTGGAAAAAGCAACAGTTAATTCAGGTAACTCAACAGCGATCGCAAAAAGCACGGCAACACTGTCATTTATTAGCACAGAAACTTGCTAGCCTCGATCCTCATGCGGTATTGAAACGGGGTTACGCTGTAGTTCGACAAGAAAACGGTGCGATCGCTCGTTCGGCTGCTCAGTTAGCGCCAGGACAAGAGTTATTAATTCAGCTCAGTCAAGGAAACATCAAAGTTAAAGTTATCGAGAATTCTCAATCTAAAATCTAA
- a CDS encoding glycoside hydrolase family 55 protein — MRISAKLHKFIWLLILFIWVALGAIFLVPQLTLKFTETTLSRSADTASLNIPKTDSSVPSVSSSPVATTNSIKSTLVETTNTIKPIIFASNAIDRNPIQKVFPSDFISANVKTQYGAKGDGVTDDTVAIQKALDDERDEEQDYFGKPKALYFPAGTYLISNTLTWKGCCMNLQGQGAGISIIKLKDKTKSFGDRTAPKPAIQTIDGNMSFRQNITDLTIDTGKNNPGAIGIDYISNNFGSLWNVSIRSGDGQGKVGLDMSRQWAGPCLIKNVKIHGFDYGIVTKNLEYGPTFEQITLQQQKVAGILNDGNTLAIRKLQSINSVPVIQNQARVGMIIVVDGNFQGGAANISAIDNNGYLYARNINTSGYKSTIRHKESIVFDTNVSEYASDKIYNLFDSPKRSLNLPIEETPVFEDKDLTNWEVFSPQWYGETDSLQDALNSGKSTIYFPFGTYFSHDKKVFKVPASVRRIVGFSSIVNGGGIVLRVEQNSDKPLIIEQFGYGVAIEHASPRTVVIQHGGYEYKDFPKSGKLFLEDVGVSLRINYPHQVWARQLNVETLDAARTKIENKGGTLWILGLKTEGKGSVINTTKGGKTEVLGTLIYPVHDFTAQEKQEAAFISNNSSQSLIYSVSAYGEHKNYDIQVEETRNGVKRQLLSKDFSGRMPLFVGYK, encoded by the coding sequence ATGAGAATTTCCGCAAAATTACATAAATTTATTTGGTTATTAATTTTATTTATATGGGTAGCTTTAGGGGCAATTTTTCTAGTACCACAATTAACTCTAAAGTTTACAGAAACAACACTTTCGCGATCGGCAGATACAGCTAGCCTTAATATCCCTAAAACTGATTCGTCAGTACCATCTGTTTCTTCATCACCTGTAGCGACTACCAACTCTATTAAATCAACACTCGTAGAAACTACTAATACCATCAAACCAATTATCTTTGCTAGTAATGCAATCGATCGCAATCCCATACAAAAAGTTTTTCCAAGCGATTTTATTTCAGCTAACGTTAAAACTCAATATGGTGCAAAAGGCGATGGTGTTACAGATGATACAGTAGCAATTCAAAAAGCTTTAGATGACGAACGCGACGAAGAACAAGATTATTTTGGCAAGCCAAAAGCTCTATATTTTCCGGCTGGAACTTACTTAATAAGTAATACCTTAACTTGGAAAGGATGTTGCATGAATTTACAGGGACAAGGGGCAGGAATTAGTATTATTAAACTCAAAGACAAGACGAAAAGTTTTGGCGATCGCACTGCTCCTAAACCAGCGATACAGACTATAGATGGTAATATGTCATTTCGTCAAAATATTACAGATTTGACAATAGATACGGGAAAAAATAATCCAGGTGCGATCGGGATAGACTATATTTCTAATAATTTTGGTTCTCTGTGGAATGTCTCAATTCGCTCTGGTGACGGACAAGGAAAAGTTGGTTTAGATATGTCGAGACAATGGGCTGGACCTTGTTTAATTAAAAATGTTAAAATTCATGGATTTGATTATGGTATTGTCACCAAAAATTTAGAATATGGTCCTACATTCGAGCAAATTACACTTCAACAGCAAAAAGTAGCAGGTATTCTAAATGATGGCAATACTTTAGCAATTCGCAAACTTCAAAGTATCAATTCTGTACCAGTAATCCAAAATCAAGCCAGAGTTGGGATGATAATTGTTGTAGATGGCAATTTTCAAGGTGGTGCGGCAAACATTAGTGCTATTGATAACAACGGTTATTTATATGCTAGAAATATCAATACTAGCGGTTATAAATCTACAATTCGTCATAAAGAAAGTATAGTTTTTGATACAAATGTCAGTGAATATGCCTCTGACAAAATTTATAATCTGTTTGATAGTCCAAAGCGATCGCTCAATTTACCAATTGAAGAAACACCAGTTTTTGAAGATAAGGATCTAACTAATTGGGAGGTTTTTTCTCCTCAATGGTACGGAGAGACTGATTCTTTACAAGATGCACTCAATTCAGGTAAATCGACTATTTATTTTCCTTTCGGTACGTACTTTTCTCATGATAAAAAAGTTTTCAAGGTTCCGGCTTCAGTTCGACGTATTGTCGGCTTTTCGTCTATTGTGAATGGTGGTGGAATTGTACTTCGCGTCGAGCAAAATAGCGACAAGCCTTTGATTATCGAACAATTTGGCTATGGAGTCGCAATAGAACACGCTTCACCGCGCACTGTTGTTATTCAGCATGGTGGCTACGAGTACAAAGACTTTCCAAAATCTGGCAAGCTATTTTTAGAAGATGTAGGAGTTAGTTTACGGATTAACTATCCCCATCAAGTTTGGGCGAGACAGTTAAATGTTGAAACTTTAGATGCAGCACGTACTAAAATTGAAAATAAAGGCGGGACGCTCTGGATTTTGGGACTAAAAACGGAGGGTAAGGGTTCTGTAATCAATACTACTAAAGGTGGTAAAACAGAAGTTTTGGGAACTTTAATCTATCCAGTACATGACTTTACTGCTCAAGAAAAGCAGGAAGCTGCATTTATTAGCAATAACTCTAGTCAGTCATTAATCTATTCCGTTAGTGCTTACGGTGAACACAAAAACTATGATATTCAGGTGGAAGAGACTCGCAATGGCGTGAAGCGCCAACTACTGAGTAAGGATTTTTCTGGTAGAATGCCTTTGTTTGTGGGCTATAAATAG
- the dapF gene encoding diaminopimelate epimerase, producing MATDFYKYHALGNDYIVIDRNAVNFKLSKNAIKLICDRNFGIGSDGILYGPIFTEEKIALRIFNPDGSEAEKSGNGIRIFSKYLVDAQYIKTNKFYLTTLGGEVAVEILNPEATLIKVDMGTVTFQSDLIPVTGLPRQMVDTELHLDNLSLMVTCLSIGNPHCVIPVAQVSQKLATTLGTQIENHPIFPKRINVQFLQVLDRQNIQIEIWERGAGYTLASGSSSCAAASAAYKLGLVDDKVKVHMPGGEIEVEIEGDRVFMTGSVSAVAKGEFAEDFLRSF from the coding sequence ATGGCAACTGATTTTTATAAATATCATGCTTTAGGGAATGACTATATCGTTATCGATCGTAATGCAGTTAATTTTAAACTCAGCAAAAATGCGATTAAACTAATTTGCGATCGTAATTTTGGTATTGGTTCCGATGGGATCTTGTATGGACCTATTTTTACAGAAGAAAAGATAGCACTGAGAATTTTTAATCCTGATGGTAGCGAAGCTGAAAAAAGTGGTAATGGGATTCGGATTTTTTCAAAATATTTAGTTGACGCGCAATATATTAAGACAAATAAATTTTATTTAACAACTTTAGGTGGTGAAGTTGCTGTAGAAATTTTGAACCCAGAAGCAACACTGATAAAAGTTGACATGGGAACTGTGACTTTTCAAAGCGACTTAATTCCTGTAACTGGTTTGCCCCGGCAAATGGTTGATACTGAATTGCACTTAGATAACTTATCTTTAATGGTAACTTGTCTGTCTATTGGTAATCCTCACTGCGTCATTCCTGTAGCACAAGTTTCGCAGAAACTTGCTACTACTTTGGGAACTCAAATTGAAAATCATCCAATTTTTCCCAAGCGCATAAATGTACAATTTTTGCAAGTCCTCGATCGCCAAAATATTCAGATAGAAATTTGGGAACGGGGGGCTGGTTATACTTTGGCTTCTGGTAGTAGTAGTTGCGCGGCTGCGAGTGCTGCTTATAAATTAGGTTTAGTCGATGATAAAGTTAAAGTACATATGCCGGGAGGAGAAATTGAGGTTGAAATAGAAGGCGATCGCGTTTTTATGACTGGTAGTGTATCGGCTGTGGCTAAAGGTGAATTTGCCGAGGATTTTCTGAGATCTTTTTAG
- the grxC gene encoding glutaredoxin 3 produces MAPKVEIYTWRSCPFCIRAKQLLAKKGVDFIEYSIDGDEAARKQMAHRANGRRSVPQIFIDDRHIGGCDDIYDLDFQGKLDPLLTSAQGA; encoded by the coding sequence ATGGCTCCTAAAGTCGAAATCTACACCTGGAGATCCTGCCCGTTTTGCATTCGTGCCAAACAACTTCTTGCCAAAAAAGGCGTTGATTTTATCGAGTACAGTATTGATGGTGATGAAGCCGCTCGCAAACAGATGGCACACAGAGCAAACGGTCGCCGTTCCGTACCCCAAATCTTTATCGACGATCGCCACATTGGGGGATGCGACGACATTTACGATCTGGATTTTCAAGGCAAGCTCGATCCGCTGCTAACCTCGGCTCAAGGAGCGTAA
- a CDS encoding CoB--CoM heterodisulfide reductase iron-sulfur subunit B family protein: protein MSSTALKYAYYPGCVAQGACRELHLSTQALTQALGIELIELKKAACCGSGTFKEDSQLLEDTVNARNIALAEELNLPLLTHCSTCQGVIAHVDDRLKESQQNDPAYLDKVNGFLQKEGCSPYRGSTEVKHLLYALVTDYGFEAIRQKVTKSLSGLKCAAFYGCYLLRARKTMPYDDPFNPQAMENMFEAVGATPVYYRGRTQCCGWPLSSYATEQSFKMAGMHIQDAIASGADCMVTPCPLCHLNLDSRQPEVEKVIGRKLGLPVLHFPQLIALALGIPPKQLGLERHIVSTRPVLEKLGLRSVG from the coding sequence ATGTCATCTACAGCTTTAAAATACGCATATTACCCTGGTTGTGTCGCTCAGGGCGCTTGCCGGGAATTGCACCTATCAACTCAAGCACTAACTCAAGCTCTAGGAATTGAACTAATAGAGCTAAAAAAAGCCGCTTGCTGCGGTTCTGGTACGTTTAAAGAAGATTCTCAACTGCTAGAAGATACTGTTAATGCCAGGAATATTGCTTTAGCAGAAGAATTAAACTTACCTCTTTTAACTCATTGCAGCACTTGTCAAGGTGTGATCGCTCACGTTGACGATCGCCTTAAAGAATCTCAACAAAACGATCCTGCTTATCTAGATAAAGTTAACGGTTTTCTCCAAAAAGAAGGCTGTTCGCCCTATCGTGGCAGTACGGAAGTCAAGCATTTACTTTACGCGCTGGTAACAGATTACGGTTTTGAAGCAATTCGTCAGAAAGTGACAAAATCTCTCAGCGGTTTAAAATGTGCGGCTTTCTATGGTTGTTACCTGCTGCGCGCCCGTAAAACTATGCCATATGACGATCCATTTAATCCTCAAGCAATGGAAAATATGTTTGAGGCAGTGGGAGCAACACCAGTATATTATCGCGGACGCACGCAATGTTGCGGTTGGCCTCTTTCCAGTTATGCCACCGAACAATCGTTTAAAATGGCAGGAATGCACATTCAAGATGCGATCGCCTCTGGTGCAGATTGTATGGTTACGCCTTGTCCTTTGTGTCATCTCAATCTCGATTCTCGTCAACCAGAAGTTGAAAAAGTTATCGGACGCAAACTTGGTTTGCCAGTTTTACATTTTCCACAATTAATTGCTTTAGCGTTGGGCATTCCACCAAAACAATTAGGATTAGAACGACATATTGTTTCTACCCGTCCGGTGTTGGAAAAATTGGGATTGCGATCCGTTGGATAA
- a CDS encoding SMI1/KNR4 family protein, translated as MEEIWQRIDSWLQANTPHIFETLQSGASEAQIAELEAILSIKLPEDVKASYRIHNGQSIYKEGLFEGREFLSLERIREEWEVWKDLLDAGEFEGYESDPDVGIRNNWWNDKWIPITYDGAGNHDCLDLDPADGETVGQIITMYHDSGDREIVSSSLRAWLQKYADGLESGQIILQDDYGLYGLYPIE; from the coding sequence ATGGAAGAGATTTGGCAACGGATAGACTCATGGCTGCAAGCCAACACACCACACATTTTTGAGACATTACAATCTGGTGCTTCTGAGGCTCAAATTGCCGAGCTTGAAGCAATACTCTCTATCAAGCTACCTGAAGATGTAAAAGCATCGTATCGCATTCACAACGGTCAGTCTATCTATAAAGAAGGATTATTCGAGGGACGAGAGTTTTTATCACTCGAACGGATTCGAGAAGAATGGGAAGTCTGGAAAGATCTTCTTGATGCTGGAGAATTTGAAGGTTATGAAAGCGATCCTGATGTAGGAATTCGCAACAATTGGTGGAACGATAAATGGATTCCAATTACCTACGATGGAGCTGGTAATCATGATTGCTTAGATTTAGATCCAGCAGATGGCGAAACTGTAGGGCAAATCATTACAATGTATCATGATTCGGGCGATAGAGAGATTGTATCTTCAAGCTTGCGTGCGTGGCTTCAGAAATATGCTGATGGGTTGGAGTCAGGTCAGATTATACTGCAAGATGATTATGGACTATACGGACTATACCCCATTGAATAG
- the recA gene encoding recombinase RecA, protein MAINNDVAGKQKALNLVLNQIERNFGKGAIVRLGDATRMRVETISSGSLTLDLALGGGLPKGRVIEIYGPESSGKTTVALHAIAEVQKAGGIAAFVDAEHALDPTYAAALGVDIENLLVSQPDTGEAGLEIVDQLVRSAAVDVVIVDSVAALVPRAEIEGEMGDAHVGLQARLMSQALRKITGNIGKSGCTVIFLNQLRQKIGVTYGNPETTTGGNALKFYASVRLDIRRIQTLKKGTEEFGNRVKVKVAKNKVAPPFRIAEFDIIFGKGISTLGCMVDIAEETGVIVRKGAWYSYKGENIAQGRDNTIKYLEENTEVAQEIQKLVREKLDMGAVVSANSVKAHEEDEDEEMEADDE, encoded by the coding sequence ATGGCTATTAACAATGATGTTGCTGGCAAGCAAAAAGCCCTGAATCTAGTCCTGAATCAAATCGAACGCAATTTCGGCAAAGGGGCGATCGTGCGCTTGGGAGATGCGACCCGAATGCGCGTGGAAACTATTTCTAGCGGTTCGTTGACACTAGACCTAGCTCTAGGCGGCGGTTTACCAAAAGGGCGGGTAATTGAAATCTACGGTCCAGAGAGTTCTGGTAAAACGACAGTAGCACTCCACGCGATCGCGGAAGTTCAAAAAGCAGGTGGGATTGCTGCCTTTGTGGACGCAGAACACGCCCTCGACCCCACCTACGCAGCGGCTTTGGGTGTAGACATTGAGAATCTTCTCGTTTCCCAGCCAGATACGGGCGAAGCGGGTTTAGAGATTGTCGATCAGTTGGTGCGATCTGCTGCGGTTGATGTCGTGATTGTTGACTCCGTAGCAGCATTGGTTCCTCGCGCCGAGATCGAAGGCGAAATGGGAGATGCCCACGTCGGCTTGCAGGCGCGTTTGATGAGCCAAGCTTTAAGAAAAATCACGGGTAACATCGGTAAATCTGGTTGTACCGTAATTTTCCTCAACCAGCTACGCCAAAAGATTGGCGTGACCTATGGCAACCCAGAGACGACAACTGGAGGTAATGCCCTTAAGTTCTACGCTTCCGTGCGGTTAGATATTCGTCGAATTCAAACTTTGAAAAAGGGAACGGAAGAATTCGGCAACCGCGTCAAAGTTAAAGTCGCTAAAAACAAAGTTGCGCCTCCATTTCGGATCGCCGAGTTTGATATTATCTTCGGCAAAGGCATTTCTACATTAGGTTGTATGGTAGACATTGCTGAAGAAACAGGCGTAATTGTGCGCAAAGGTGCGTGGTATAGCTACAAAGGCGAAAACATTGCCCAAGGTCGCGACAATACGATTAAGTATTTGGAAGAAAATACTGAGGTCGCTCAGGAAATTCAGAAACTCGTCAGAGAAAAACTCGACATGGGTGCTGTTGTCTCAGCTAACTCCGTGAAAGCTCACGAAGAAGATGAAGACGAAGAAATGGAAGCTGACGACGAGTAG
- the gshB gene encoding glutathione synthase has protein sequence MSLKLVFIIDPIHKLDPGHDTSVALMEAAQALGHEVWITEASRLGVAEGKASAVLERLQLKPVQLVDGRWVAELVWYDLSDRTWTPLENFDAVFMRTDPPVDIPYLYATYILDFIDRSKTLVVNHPQGLRAANEKMFALQFSHLMPETIVSADKKVIRQFLAAKGAAILKPLGLKAGEGIIYLEEGDRNFNSIVEISTYQGKMPVMVQEFISAAKEGDKRIILLNGEPIGAVNRISTSDDFRNNMAAGGTVAKTEITDREHQICKDLAVSLQQNGLYFVGIDVIGGYLTEVNVTSPTGIREIDRLNGIRLGETVMRWLEKAKG, from the coding sequence TTGAGTTTAAAACTAGTTTTTATTATCGACCCGATCCACAAACTCGATCCAGGTCACGATACGAGCGTTGCGTTGATGGAAGCAGCGCAAGCTTTGGGACATGAAGTGTGGATAACTGAAGCTAGCCGCTTGGGGGTAGCCGAAGGTAAGGCATCGGCTGTTTTAGAACGGTTACAACTGAAACCAGTGCAGTTGGTAGACGGGCGTTGGGTAGCGGAACTGGTTTGGTACGATTTGAGCGATCGCACCTGGACACCTTTAGAAAATTTTGATGCTGTGTTCATGCGGACAGATCCGCCTGTAGATATTCCCTACCTCTACGCTACTTACATTCTTGACTTCATCGATCGAAGCAAAACTTTAGTCGTGAATCATCCCCAAGGATTGAGGGCAGCAAATGAAAAAATGTTTGCCCTGCAATTTTCCCATTTGATGCCAGAGACGATTGTGAGTGCGGATAAAAAAGTGATTCGCCAATTTTTAGCAGCAAAAGGGGCAGCAATTCTCAAACCACTGGGACTTAAAGCAGGTGAAGGAATTATTTATCTCGAAGAAGGCGATCGCAATTTCAACTCAATTGTAGAAATTAGCACTTACCAGGGCAAAATGCCCGTGATGGTGCAAGAATTCATCTCTGCTGCGAAAGAAGGAGACAAGCGGATTATTCTACTCAACGGCGAACCCATCGGAGCTGTGAATCGAATTTCCACCAGCGATGACTTTCGTAATAACATGGCAGCTGGCGGTACGGTAGCCAAAACTGAAATTACAGACCGAGAACATCAGATCTGTAAGGATTTAGCTGTCAGCCTACAACAAAACGGCTTATACTTTGTTGGAATTGATGTTATCGGCGGCTATCTAACTGAAGTGAACGTCACCAGCCCTACAGGGATCAGAGAAATCGATAGGCTTAATGGAATTCGTCTGGGAGAAACAGTAATGCGTTGGTTGGAAAAGGCGAAGGGTTGA
- a CDS encoding cupin domain-containing protein, with amino-acid sequence MLINPENILEKSGTNYPEEFKSFVAGRYRKRLGDATGLKNFGVNLTRLMPGSYSALRHWHTKQDEFIFVVSGELILVTDEGEQILTAGMSAGFPAGVANGHHLINRSNSDAVYLEIGDRTPNDEADYPDVDLMAKSSAEGWVFTRKDGSLYSKDREELSAD; translated from the coding sequence ATGTTGATTAATCCTGAAAATATCCTGGAAAAATCGGGAACTAATTATCCTGAAGAGTTTAAATCATTTGTAGCAGGACGTTATCGAAAGCGATTGGGTGATGCAACAGGGCTGAAAAACTTTGGCGTAAATTTAACACGATTGATGCCTGGAAGTTATTCTGCTTTAAGGCATTGGCACACAAAACAAGATGAATTTATTTTTGTCGTGTCAGGAGAATTAATTTTAGTTACTGATGAAGGCGAACAAATTTTAACCGCAGGTATGTCAGCAGGTTTTCCGGCTGGGGTTGCGAACGGACATCATTTAATCAATCGCTCTAATTCAGATGCAGTATATTTAGAGATTGGCGATCGCACTCCTAACGATGAAGCTGATTATCCCGATGTCGATCTCATGGCAAAATCGAGTGCAGAAGGTTGGGTTTTCACTCGTAAAGATGGCAGCTTGTATAGTAAAGATCGTGAGGAGTTATCTGCTGATTGA
- a CDS encoding sulfurtransferase TusA family protein, translated as MNQSFLSSADAQLDLRGTPCPINFVRTKLRLEKMPPGSLLEVWLDPGEPIEQVPDSLTMAGYQIEQIEERQGFFVLQVRHPVK; from the coding sequence ATGAACCAATCATTTTTGTCATCTGCCGATGCTCAACTCGATCTACGCGGCACTCCCTGCCCGATTAACTTCGTTCGCACTAAGCTACGATTGGAAAAAATGCCTCCAGGCAGCTTGCTGGAAGTCTGGCTAGACCCAGGCGAACCAATCGAGCAAGTGCCGGATAGTTTGACAATGGCAGGATATCAGATCGAGCAAATTGAAGAACGTCAGGGATTTTTCGTGCTTCAGGTGAGGCATCCTGTGAAATGA